TTCATAATTTGTTATCAAATTACTCATAATTAAAGTATTTGACCCAGCCTCTAGCTTACACCAAAGTATTCCCTGATTCTTTACTACAATCGGGATTAATCGCGAGTCAAAGTAATTGTAGATAGTGTAATTTTTGCCAAGCAAACTAATTTCAGAGGCAGTAAACGTAAATATCCGCTGATACCAAAGAGGTGACAGCGGATATTCATGTTTATATGACGTTAAAAGTCGAGTAATAGTGTTCTAATCATCTTTCTTCGCAATGCGGGGGGGTTCGCGAAATGCGATCGCAAAGAAGAGAACTCCTATACACAGAGT
The genomic region above belongs to Calothrix sp. NIES-2098 and contains:
- the psbT gene encoding photosystem II reaction center protein T, giving the protein MESVAYILIFTLCIGVLFFAIAFREPPRIAKKDD